The following proteins come from a genomic window of Thiothrix unzii:
- the tumA gene encoding antitoxin TumA, which yields MRKQRIVYTSPLDALVAISKRLSLYEAQQHMDSETFADRYRKGNVSDDAVFVEWSNDYKHYLALHQQLAGLLRAAA from the coding sequence ATGCGCAAACAACGTATCGTTTACACTTCGCCGCTGGATGCACTAGTGGCAATCAGCAAGCGGTTGAGTTTGTATGAAGCTCAGCAGCACATGGATTCCGAGACATTCGCTGACCGTTATCGTAAAGGCAACGTGTCGGATGATGCCGTTTTTGTTGAATGGTCAAACGACTATAAACATTACCTCGCGTTGCACCAACAATTAGCGGGGTTGCTACGTGCGGCTGCATGA
- the tumE gene encoding toxin TumE, whose protein sequence is MRLHELLEAYLNKVEAAVAALPAYAETYIEEVLTAERANLAFRLRFSNGFLLEVSAAMVVEAEGLKTLGYRYHCQDASNTMLIRYDDTPHFRKLSTFPHHKHIKDAVIAHDEPDLLAVLQEVSELEPN, encoded by the coding sequence GTGCGGCTGCATGAATTACTCGAAGCATACCTAAATAAGGTGGAAGCGGCAGTTGCGGCATTGCCAGCGTATGCAGAAACTTATATAGAAGAAGTTTTGACCGCAGAGCGGGCGAATTTGGCGTTTCGGTTGCGTTTTAGTAACGGTTTTTTGCTGGAAGTAAGTGCCGCTATGGTGGTGGAAGCCGAGGGTCTTAAGACGCTGGGCTATCGTTATCATTGTCAGGATGCATCCAATACCATGCTGATCCGTTATGATGACACACCGCATTTTCGGAAGTTATCGACATTTCCGCATCATAAACACATTAAAGATGCCGTTATTGCTCATGATGAACCTGATTTACTTGCTGTTTTACAAGAAGTTTCAGAGCTTGAGCCTAACTAG
- the serC gene encoding 3-phosphoserine/phosphohydroxythreonine transaminase gives MSRVFNFSAGPAILPEAVLAQAQAEMLDWQGCGMSVLEMSHREQHFASIAAQAEADLRELLGIPSNYKVLFLQGGAYSQFSMIPMNLLRGKTRMDYVDTGDWSSKAIDEARRYGDVNVVASSIAGNYTSIPDPATWQCDPNAAYLHYTPNETIRGVEFGFVPDAGDVPLVADFSSTILSRPIDVSRFGLIYAGAQKNIGPAGLTIVIVREDLLGQTVPCTPVMFDYKVQADNGSMYNTPPTYAWYLAGLVFKWLKAQGGLSVMAAINERKANKLYAAIDASDFYHCPVDLTYRSWMNIPFTLAKPALDKAFAAEAEQAGLVSLKGHRSVGGMRASIYNAMPEAGVDALIHFMQDFAQRNG, from the coding sequence ATGAGTAGAGTATTCAATTTCAGCGCAGGCCCCGCCATATTACCCGAAGCGGTGCTGGCACAAGCGCAAGCGGAAATGCTGGACTGGCAGGGTTGCGGGATGTCGGTGCTGGAAATGAGTCACCGCGAACAGCACTTTGCGTCGATTGCCGCGCAAGCCGAGGCAGATTTACGCGAATTGCTGGGTATTCCGAGCAATTACAAAGTGTTGTTTTTGCAGGGTGGGGCGTATAGCCAGTTTTCGATGATTCCGATGAATTTATTGCGTGGCAAAACCCGCATGGATTACGTCGACACGGGTGATTGGTCATCAAAAGCGATTGATGAAGCACGGCGTTACGGCGATGTGAACGTGGTTGCATCGAGCATTGCGGGCAATTACACCAGCATTCCTGATCCGGCAACTTGGCAATGTGACCCGAACGCGGCGTATTTGCACTATACCCCGAATGAAACGATTCGTGGCGTGGAGTTTGGTTTTGTGCCGGATGCGGGCGATGTGCCATTGGTGGCAGATTTTTCATCGACGATTTTGTCGCGTCCGATTGATGTCAGTCGTTTTGGGCTGATTTACGCGGGGGCGCAAAAGAACATCGGGCCTGCGGGTTTGACCATCGTGATTGTGCGTGAGGATTTACTGGGGCAAACCGTGCCGTGTACGCCAGTCATGTTTGATTACAAAGTGCAGGCAGACAACGGTTCGATGTATAATACACCGCCAACTTATGCATGGTATTTGGCAGGTTTAGTGTTTAAGTGGTTGAAAGCACAAGGTGGTTTGTCGGTAATGGCGGCGATCAATGAGCGCAAGGCCAACAAGTTGTATGCGGCAATTGACGCTTCAGACTTTTATCATTGCCCTGTTGATCTGACGTACCGTTCATGGATGAATATACCGTTTACGCTGGCAAAACCAGCCTTAGATAAGGCATTTGCTGCCGAAGCTGAACAAGCGGGCTTGGTTTCCCTGAAAGGCCACCGTTCGGTCGGTGGGATGCGTGCCAGTATTTATAATGCCATGCCGGAAGCCGGTGTGGATGCTTTGATTCATTTCATGCAGGACTTCGCGCAACGCAATGGCTGA
- the pheA gene encoding prephenate dehydratase, with product MADTFNLQAIRERIDALDTQILALLNERAQCAEQVAHAKLAEDPNATFYRPEREAQILMRMQLLNAGPLRNEQVTHLFREIIASCLALEESMKIAYLGPAGTFTQEATYKHFGMNVGTLPVDSIAQVFREVEAGRVRYGVVPVENSTEGVIAHTLDMFVQSTLQVCGEISLRIHQNLMCVHQDWQTVTKVYAHAQSLGQCRYWLDKHLPHAQRIPVSSNAEAARLVAADTDAVAIGSRQAAPIYGLQIVQDSIEDNPNNTTRFLVIGNQVVAPSGNDRTSLLISTRNQPGSLYHLLKPLAENGVDMTRIESRPSRTTNWEYFFFLDVRGHEQDAPIRNALAMLRANAAVVRVLGSYPIAIV from the coding sequence ATGGCTGATACCTTCAATTTGCAAGCAATCCGTGAGCGCATTGACGCGCTGGATACCCAAATTTTAGCCTTGCTCAACGAACGCGCACAATGTGCCGAGCAAGTGGCACACGCGAAGTTGGCGGAAGACCCGAATGCGACGTTTTACCGCCCCGAACGCGAGGCGCAAATCCTCATGCGGATGCAGCTCTTGAATGCGGGGCCGTTGCGCAATGAGCAAGTGACGCATTTATTCCGCGAAATCATTGCCTCGTGTCTCGCACTGGAAGAGTCAATGAAAATTGCCTATCTGGGGCCAGCCGGAACCTTTACTCAAGAAGCGACATACAAACATTTTGGGATGAATGTTGGTACGTTGCCGGTGGATTCGATTGCGCAAGTGTTCCGCGAAGTGGAAGCGGGCAGGGTGCGTTACGGAGTCGTGCCGGTTGAAAATTCTACCGAAGGCGTGATTGCGCACACGCTGGATATGTTTGTGCAGTCGACGTTGCAGGTGTGCGGGGAGATTTCCTTGCGCATCCACCAAAACTTAATGTGTGTACATCAGGATTGGCAGACAGTGACCAAGGTGTATGCCCATGCGCAATCGCTGGGGCAATGTCGCTATTGGTTGGATAAACACTTACCCCATGCGCAACGTATTCCGGTGAGCAGTAATGCGGAAGCTGCGCGTTTGGTGGCTGCGGATACCGATGCAGTAGCGATTGGAAGTCGCCAAGCTGCACCGATTTACGGTTTGCAGATTGTGCAAGACAGCATCGAAGATAATCCCAACAATACCACGCGCTTTTTGGTGATTGGCAACCAAGTGGTTGCGCCGAGCGGTAATGACCGGACTTCCTTGCTGATTTCGACCCGTAATCAACCGGGATCGTTATACCACTTGTTGAAACCGTTAGCGGAAAACGGGGTCGACATGACGCGGATTGAGTCGCGTCCTTCCCGCACCACCAACTGGGAATATTTCTTCTTTTTGGATGTGCGTGGGCATGAACAAGATGCTCCGATTCGCAATGCCTTGGCAATGCTGCGTGCGAATGCTGCTGTGGTACGGGTGTTGGGTTCTTATCCGATTGCGATTGTGTAA
- a CDS encoding CHAP domain-containing protein: MGSQLSSWFVTLVLGAALLSGCATTSPTLGTTDYPSGLATPLSQTDGYGLLAKPAPLPKNVSEQAYQQAKQSCDTGCVTPAGTLLGTVDRVNAYSNCQSTCARSEFSFMDLRNKAVSLHQKPPADAHLHYIGLSYQCVEYARRWWMTNLGITFGDVDSAHEILYLTEGKDIRSKASFPLARSINGTAQRPPKRGDLLIYYPDPKNPKWRHGHIAVVVGVDQQQGWVSVAEQNYDNLPWAQPHYARQLRLFNVGGRYHVVDVVSDKVSNPVGGLVSGWIYPATR, translated from the coding sequence ATGGGTAGTCAGTTATCATCTTGGTTCGTGACCTTGGTATTGGGTGCGGCACTTTTGAGTGGATGCGCAACCACATCGCCAACCTTGGGAACAACAGACTACCCTAGTGGTTTGGCAACGCCTTTGTCACAGACGGACGGTTACGGTTTATTGGCGAAGCCTGCACCCTTGCCAAAAAACGTGAGCGAACAAGCGTATCAGCAGGCCAAGCAAAGTTGTGATACTGGTTGCGTGACACCTGCGGGGACGTTGCTGGGGACAGTCGATCGCGTGAATGCCTATTCCAATTGCCAGTCAACATGCGCACGTTCTGAGTTTTCTTTCATGGACTTACGCAATAAAGCGGTGTCATTACATCAAAAGCCACCCGCAGATGCTCATTTGCATTACATTGGTTTGAGTTATCAGTGCGTCGAATATGCTCGCCGTTGGTGGATGACCAACCTTGGGATTACGTTTGGGGATGTCGATAGTGCTCATGAAATCCTTTACCTGACCGAAGGTAAAGATATTCGTAGCAAAGCAAGTTTTCCATTGGCGCGTTCCATTAACGGTACTGCGCAACGCCCGCCGAAGCGCGGCGATTTGCTGATCTATTACCCTGATCCGAAGAATCCAAAGTGGCGGCATGGGCATATTGCCGTTGTGGTTGGCGTTGATCAACAACAAGGCTGGGTGTCAGTAGCAGAGCAGAACTACGATAATTTACCTTGGGCGCAACCACACTATGCCCGCCAACTCCGTTTATTTAATGTTGGCGGACGCTATCATGTGGTCGACGTTGTTAGCGATAAGGTAAGCAATCCAGTGGGTGGTTTAGTTTCTGGTTGGATTTACCCGGCAACGCGTTAA
- a CDS encoding FIST signal transduction protein, with the protein MKTVTLSYSATHGFSTPLPVITAEQCLVLVFGHSCFANNSIPFDTLRAQYPQAIIMGCSSAGEILGKRIHDGGLVIAIISFESSQLRFAHSVVREIQDSRYTGRLLADQLSGEDLRGVFVLSDGLHVNGSELAQGFNDVLQGVTVTGGLAGDGEHFSSTWVLQNGKPVERVVTALGLYGNISVGHGSKGGWVPFGPAREVTRAEHNILYELSGKPALALYKTYLGDMATGLPATGLRFPLALSQPGEDKELVRTILAVDEATQSLTFAGDIPVGAYAQLMRANIDQLVEGAEQAALMSDTHTTQSVLCIAISCVGRRMVMGADAEEEVEAVLDILPEATQQIGFYSYGEISPYAKGDCDLHNQTMTLTTWYEP; encoded by the coding sequence ATGAAAACAGTTACCCTCAGTTATTCCGCAACACACGGTTTTTCCACGCCCTTACCCGTTATCACTGCTGAACAGTGTTTGGTACTGGTGTTCGGACATTCGTGCTTTGCTAATAATTCAATCCCATTTGATACCTTACGGGCGCAATACCCGCAAGCGATTATCATGGGCTGCTCCAGTGCAGGTGAAATTCTTGGCAAACGCATTCACGACGGCGGCTTAGTCATTGCGATTATTAGTTTTGAATCCAGTCAGTTACGCTTTGCCCATAGCGTCGTCCGTGAAATCCAAGACTCACGCTATACCGGGCGATTATTAGCCGATCAATTATCTGGCGAAGATTTGCGCGGCGTATTCGTATTATCGGATGGTTTGCATGTAAACGGCAGTGAGTTAGCACAAGGCTTTAATGATGTACTGCAAGGCGTTACCGTTACAGGTGGGCTAGCGGGTGATGGCGAACACTTCTCAAGCACATGGGTATTGCAAAATGGCAAACCGGTTGAGCGTGTTGTCACTGCATTGGGGTTATACGGCAATATTAGCGTTGGGCATGGTTCCAAGGGTGGTTGGGTTCCGTTTGGCCCTGCCCGTGAAGTCACCCGCGCTGAACACAATATATTGTACGAATTAAGCGGCAAACCTGCCCTCGCTTTGTATAAAACCTACCTTGGTGACATGGCAACAGGTTTACCAGCTACTGGCTTGCGTTTCCCGTTGGCTTTAAGCCAGCCCGGTGAAGACAAGGAGTTGGTACGCACGATTTTAGCCGTGGATGAAGCCACCCAATCGCTCACTTTTGCAGGCGATATTCCGGTCGGTGCTTACGCTCAATTGATGCGAGCCAATATTGATCAACTGGTGGAGGGTGCGGAACAAGCCGCATTAATGAGTGATACGCACACCACACAATCCGTATTGTGCATTGCCATCAGTTGTGTCGGACGACGCATGGTCATGGGTGCGGATGCGGAAGAAGAAGTGGAAGCTGTGCTGGATATTTTACCGGAAGCCACCCAGCAAATTGGCTTTTACTCCTACGGTGAAATCTCACCTTACGCCAAAGGTGATTGCGATTTGCACAATCAAACCATGACGTTGACGACTTGGTATGAGCCGTGA
- a CDS encoding thioredoxin family protein, giving the protein MPKFVFDINGFSDFDERVLQASAQHPVLVDFWADWCGPCLFLDPVLKAVVAEYHGKVLLAKVDTEEDENLKLAGRYKVRGFPTVVLIEKGEEIARFSSARTKPFVREFLDDNSQLLAASTNSTRL; this is encoded by the coding sequence ATGCCCAAGTTTGTATTTGATATTAATGGCTTTAGTGATTTTGATGAGCGTGTATTACAAGCCTCAGCACAACACCCAGTACTGGTTGACTTTTGGGCGGACTGGTGTGGTCCTTGCCTGTTTCTTGATCCTGTGCTGAAAGCAGTGGTTGCTGAATACCACGGCAAAGTATTACTGGCAAAAGTCGATACTGAAGAAGATGAGAACCTAAAACTGGCCGGACGTTACAAAGTACGCGGGTTTCCAACCGTGGTATTGATCGAAAAAGGTGAAGAAATCGCTCGTTTCAGCAGTGCCCGCACCAAGCCATTTGTACGTGAGTTTTTAGACGATAATAGCCAGCTATTAGCTGCCTCAACGAATTCCACTCGTCTGTAA
- a CDS encoding ferredoxin--NADP reductase: MAAVVRSTWVQGEVLTNHQWTARLFSLRIKVPLMPFKAGQFVRLQLPIEQGGKSVLVAKPYSLLNAPDDTDVAEIFYNTVPGGLLSQALATLRSGDIVDVSQPASGFFVLDEVPAAQHLWLMATGTGLGPYLSILKTAQVWERFEKVILVHGVPLRTELVYADLIQAFATQHPPQFQFISCVSRDSNPNGLEGRMTTHLASGALERKAGVSINPSTTHVMLCGNHNMLNDMKNSLSERGLQRHLRHKPGHITTEQYF; encoded by the coding sequence ATGGCAGCCGTGGTGCGTTCTACTTGGGTGCAAGGTGAAGTATTAACTAATCATCAATGGACAGCCCGCTTGTTTTCTTTACGAATTAAAGTGCCTTTGATGCCTTTTAAAGCCGGTCAATTTGTGCGGTTGCAATTGCCGATTGAGCAAGGCGGTAAGTCGGTGTTGGTGGCAAAACCTTACTCTTTATTGAACGCGCCGGATGATACCGATGTTGCGGAAATTTTTTATAACACTGTTCCCGGCGGATTACTTTCTCAGGCATTAGCAACGTTGCGCAGCGGCGATATTGTGGATGTCTCACAGCCCGCCAGTGGTTTTTTTGTGCTGGATGAAGTGCCTGCCGCGCAACATTTATGGCTCATGGCAACCGGTACGGGGTTAGGGCCTTATTTGTCGATTTTAAAAACGGCGCAGGTCTGGGAACGGTTCGAGAAAGTGATTTTAGTGCATGGTGTGCCATTACGCACTGAGCTGGTTTACGCTGATTTGATTCAGGCATTCGCAACCCAGCACCCGCCGCAATTTCAGTTTATTAGCTGTGTTAGCCGCGATAGTAACCCTAATGGGCTAGAAGGACGCATGACCACGCACCTAGCCAGCGGTGCTTTGGAGCGAAAAGCCGGTGTCAGCATCAATCCGTCAACAACGCATGTGATGTTGTGTGGAAATCATAACATGCTGAATGATATGAAGAATTCTCTCAGTGAGCGGGGTTTGCAGCGACATTTACGCCATAAGCCGGGACATATTACGACAGAGCAGTACTTTTAA
- a CDS encoding acetyl-CoA carboxylase carboxyltransferase subunit alpha — MNPDFLDFEQPIAELQAKIEELRYVGDAEINLSEEVSKLEEKAGSLTRSIFAKLTPRQISQLARHPKRPYTLDLIRCLFTDFKELHGDRAFADDKAIIGGLARFRDQPVMVIGHQKGRDTKENILRNFGMPRPEGYRKALRLMRLAEKFHLPVITFIDTPGAYPGIGAEERGQSEAIARNLYEMAKLRVPIICTVVGEGGSGGALAIGVGDRVMMLQYATYSVISPEGCASILWKSAEKAADAADAMGITADRLKSLGLIDQIIPEPLGGAHRDIEAAAQAVGEALDANLRALNATKIDTLLDKRYQRIMGFGQFEE, encoded by the coding sequence ATGAATCCGGATTTTCTCGACTTTGAACAGCCTATCGCCGAATTACAGGCGAAAATTGAAGAACTGCGTTATGTGGGCGATGCAGAAATTAATTTGAGCGAAGAAGTTAGCAAGCTGGAGGAAAAAGCCGGTTCGTTGACGCGCTCTATTTTTGCTAAATTGACACCGCGCCAAATCTCTCAATTGGCACGTCACCCCAAGCGTCCTTACACCTTGGACTTGATCCGTTGTCTGTTTACGGACTTTAAGGAATTGCACGGTGATCGTGCATTCGCGGATGATAAAGCGATTATTGGCGGGTTAGCACGTTTCCGTGATCAGCCGGTCATGGTGATTGGTCATCAAAAAGGCCGTGACACCAAGGAAAATATTTTACGCAATTTCGGGATGCCTCGTCCTGAAGGTTATCGTAAAGCCTTGCGCTTAATGCGTTTAGCCGAAAAGTTTCACCTGCCAGTGATTACCTTTATTGATACCCCCGGTGCTTATCCTGGTATCGGTGCGGAAGAGCGTGGTCAAAGCGAAGCCATTGCGCGTAATCTTTACGAAATGGCGAAACTGCGTGTGCCGATTATTTGTACCGTGGTGGGTGAAGGCGGTTCCGGTGGTGCGTTAGCGATTGGCGTGGGTGATCGAGTGATGATGCTGCAATACGCTACGTACTCGGTGATCTCACCTGAAGGTTGCGCCTCGATTTTGTGGAAAAGCGCGGAAAAAGCCGCTGATGCTGCCGATGCAATGGGCATTACGGCTGATCGTCTGAAATCCCTTGGCTTGATTGATCAGATCATTCCTGAGCCGTTGGGTGGAGCGCACCGCGATATTGAAGCTGCCGCGCAAGCTGTGGGTGAGGCTTTGGATGCTAACCTGCGTGCCTTGAATGCGACTAAAATCGACACCTTATTAGACAAACGTTACCAGCGTATTATGGGATTCGGGCAGTTCGAGGAATAG
- the tilS gene encoding tRNA lysidine(34) synthetase TilS codes for MLVHFLQQQSATRFLIAFSGGLDSHVLLHLSATLRATYPQWHFRAIHIDHGLQPASAAWAAHCRAVCEVLAMPVVNVALHLQIPSGASLEAEARQARYAAFAQHLQPGEMLLTAHHQDDQAETLLLHLLRGSGVDGLAAMPAVRAFAQGWLGRPLLTCSRADLAAYAYQHGLNYLQDPSNADTRFDRNFLRHQVMPLLQQRWPAVTATFARAARLQGESRQLLHESLQEKLPHYQGSRPGTLAVSQLRTASLALQAALLRVWLVNAGFQLPPAKKLGSVLHDVLLATADAMPCVHWAGCEIRRYRDDLYALPPLVAHDSTQIYGWDTQQPLVLPSVGVTLVPEMLGAWLPIVRDSGSAVTVRFRQGGEIMQLPYRGGSHSLKHLLQEAGIPPWQRECLPLIYVGERLVNIVGVLQVNP; via the coding sequence GTGCTTGTTCACTTCCTCCAACAGCAATCCGCCACCCGCTTTTTAATTGCGTTCAGTGGCGGGTTGGACTCGCACGTTTTATTGCACTTAAGTGCGACGCTGCGAGCGACATACCCTCAATGGCACTTTCGTGCAATTCATATTGATCACGGTTTACAACCCGCATCCGCAGCCTGGGCTGCGCATTGCCGCGCTGTTTGCGAGGTGTTGGCAATGCCGGTGGTTAACGTCGCGTTACATTTGCAAATTCCTAGCGGGGCGAGTCTGGAAGCGGAAGCACGGCAGGCACGTTATGCCGCATTTGCGCAGCATTTGCAGCCCGGTGAAATGTTGTTAACCGCGCATCATCAGGATGATCAAGCTGAAACCTTATTGTTACACTTGTTACGCGGTAGTGGTGTTGATGGCTTGGCGGCAATGCCAGCGGTGCGTGCGTTCGCGCAAGGTTGGTTGGGGCGACCTTTATTGACTTGTAGTCGTGCGGATTTAGCCGCTTATGCGTATCAGCATGGCTTGAATTATTTGCAAGACCCTAGTAATGCCGATACGCGCTTTGACCGCAATTTTTTGCGCCATCAGGTGATGCCGTTATTGCAGCAACGCTGGCCTGCGGTTACGGCAACGTTTGCACGAGCCGCCCGTCTGCAAGGTGAAAGCCGCCAATTACTGCATGAGAGTCTGCAAGAAAAATTACCGCATTATCAGGGGAGTCGCCCCGGCACATTGGCGGTTAGTCAGTTGCGTACTGCTTCGTTGGCGTTGCAAGCAGCGTTGTTGCGGGTGTGGTTAGTGAATGCGGGTTTTCAGCTTCCTCCGGCGAAAAAACTGGGGAGTGTGTTGCACGATGTATTGCTGGCAACTGCGGACGCGATGCCATGTGTGCATTGGGCGGGTTGCGAAATTCGCCGTTATCGCGATGATTTGTATGCCTTGCCGCCGCTCGTGGCGCATGATTCCACTCAAATTTACGGCTGGGATACGCAGCAACCGTTAGTTTTACCCAGTGTTGGGGTAACGTTAGTGCCGGAAATGTTGGGTGCGTGGTTGCCGATAGTGCGTGATAGCGGGAGTGCGGTGACAGTGCGGTTTCGCCAAGGCGGGGAAATCATGCAGTTACCGTATCGCGGCGGGAGTCATTCGCTGAAACATTTATTACAAGAAGCAGGCATTCCCCCTTGGCAGCGCGAATGTTTACCGCTGATTTATGTGGGGGAACGCTTGGTGAATATCGTGGGCGTGTTGCAGGTTAATCCGTGA
- a CDS encoding AI-2E family transporter — protein sequence MQPTDDPSVAGLLPPPQTAGLVTPLRWEQVLPLLTRLLVWGVFFGLLTLLSSFFTLIFLTFVFAYLQSSIVDMLSRRIRWLRTGLVFITGGLFLSVIIAVSFFLAPKVYEQATGFVRGFFVYMERVDVELISLAERYPMLQEAIPELRKPTPPAPSNVTPPAWAYNGQTGVATLTPEPAAPPRAFADSPSGVLLKMLTGTEKSLDARESVKLVLDQLTTISRQAVGLLSTFMLAVLFSFLIVLDMPRLASSIRDLRETRLRFVYDEVIDNIYEFGKVLGHTMQAQFYIACVNTLLTAIGLLVLGMGQHVAFLSVIVFLCSFIPVAGVFISSVPICLLALNEGGVHLMFLGILMITFIHMVEGYILNPLIYGARLRINPVIVLIILTVGGKLFHLWGLVLGVPVSTYIFGHAIRYDKPKSLGAFKR from the coding sequence ATGCAGCCGACTGATGATCCCAGCGTCGCTGGACTCTTGCCACCACCGCAAACTGCCGGGCTAGTTACCCCATTGCGTTGGGAACAAGTGCTGCCGTTGCTCACACGCCTGCTGGTATGGGGCGTTTTTTTCGGGTTACTCACCCTGTTGAGTTCATTTTTCACCCTGATTTTCCTGACTTTTGTGTTTGCTTACCTGCAATCCAGCATCGTCGATATGCTGTCACGCCGTATCCGCTGGCTACGCACCGGCTTAGTTTTTATCACGGGCGGATTGTTTTTAAGCGTCATTATTGCGGTCAGTTTTTTTCTCGCCCCCAAAGTGTATGAGCAAGCCACCGGATTTGTGCGCGGCTTTTTTGTTTATATGGAACGGGTTGATGTGGAATTAATCAGTCTTGCCGAACGTTACCCCATGCTGCAAGAGGCCATTCCCGAACTGCGCAAACCAACGCCTCCCGCACCATCCAACGTGACTCCTCCCGCGTGGGCATACAATGGTCAAACGGGCGTTGCCACCCTCACCCCAGAACCAGCCGCGCCACCACGCGCATTTGCGGATTCCCCCAGTGGAGTCTTACTGAAAATGCTCACGGGAACGGAAAAATCTTTGGATGCACGCGAATCGGTCAAACTCGTGCTTGATCAATTAACCACGATTAGCCGTCAAGCCGTCGGGCTATTATCGACGTTTATGTTAGCCGTGCTATTTTCGTTCTTAATCGTATTAGATATGCCGCGTTTAGCCAGCAGTATCCGCGATTTACGCGAGACTCGCCTGCGCTTTGTTTACGATGAAGTCATTGATAATATTTACGAATTCGGCAAAGTCTTAGGCCATACTATGCAAGCGCAATTTTATATTGCCTGCGTCAATACGCTATTAACGGCGATTGGTTTATTGGTATTAGGCATGGGGCAACACGTTGCATTTTTATCGGTTATTGTATTTTTGTGCAGCTTTATTCCCGTTGCGGGGGTTTTCATTAGCTCCGTTCCCATTTGTTTACTGGCATTAAATGAAGGCGGGGTACATTTAATGTTCCTTGGGATTCTCATGATTACCTTCATTCACATGGTCGAAGGTTATATTTTAAATCCACTGATTTACGGCGCGCGCTTGCGGATTAATCCGGTTATTGTCCTAATTATCCTCACCGTAGGCGGCAAGTTATTCCATCTTTGGGGTTTGGTTTTGGGTGTACCGGTTTCGACCTACATTTTCGGGCACGCCATCCGTTATGACAAACCCAAATCGTTAGGTGCATTTAAGCGTTAA
- a CDS encoding nucleotide pyrophosphohydrolase, translated as MLPPDLVAELIDFRAERDWQQFHTPRNLAISLALEAGEVLELFQWEDRQGDALHKVLPALRDEVADVAVYLTYLCHDLGIDLDAAIRSKMLKNREKYPVALATGSAKKYTELQVESSE; from the coding sequence ATGCTGCCCCCCGACCTTGTAGCTGAATTAATCGACTTTCGTGCCGAACGTGATTGGCAACAATTTCACACGCCCCGCAATCTGGCGATTTCGCTTGCCCTTGAAGCAGGCGAAGTGCTGGAATTATTTCAGTGGGAAGACCGCCAAGGCGACGCGCTCCACAAGGTTTTGCCCGCCTTGCGCGATGAAGTGGCGGATGTCGCGGTGTATTTGACCTACCTGTGTCACGACTTAGGGATTGATCTCGACGCAGCGATTCGCAGCAAAATGCTCAAAAATCGTGAGAAATACCCGGTGGCTTTGGCGACGGGTTCGGCGAAGAAGTATACCGAGTTACAAGTGGAGAGCAGCGAATGA